A section of the Verrucomicrobium sp. GAS474 genome encodes:
- a CDS encoding ABC transporter permease, whose product MSYLATIYRLGVKELWSLARDPIMLVLIAYTFTVSIYVAATAMPETLHNTPLAIVDEDSSPLSARIASAFSPPRFNSPAMIPLSQIDSGMDAGDYTFVLDIPPDFQRDVLAGKSPAVQLNVDATRMTQAFTGSSYVQQILQGEVVEFVQRYRGSAPSAVELALRVRFNPNLEEAWFGSLMEIINNVTMLSIILTGAALIREREHGTIEHLLVMPITPAEIMLAKIWAMGLVVLLAAALSLIFVVQGVLRVPIEGSVMLFLAGAALHLFATNSIGIFMATMARSMPQFGMLAVLVLLPLQMLSGGTSPRESMPWFVQEMMLLAPTTHFVALGQAILYRGAGLDVVWPQFLALAGIGGTFFVIALYRFRKAISQMA is encoded by the coding sequence GTGTCCTATCTAGCCACGATTTACCGCCTGGGTGTGAAGGAGCTGTGGAGCCTCGCCCGGGATCCGATCATGTTGGTTCTGATCGCCTACACCTTCACGGTGTCGATCTACGTCGCAGCGACGGCGATGCCGGAGACGTTGCATAACACACCGCTGGCCATCGTCGACGAGGATAGCTCGCCGCTGTCGGCACGCATCGCCTCTGCCTTTTCCCCGCCTCGCTTCAATTCCCCGGCGATGATCCCGTTATCCCAAATCGACTCCGGCATGGATGCCGGCGACTACACTTTTGTCTTGGATATTCCGCCTGACTTTCAGCGGGACGTTCTGGCGGGAAAATCGCCCGCGGTTCAGCTTAACGTCGACGCTACGCGCATGACGCAGGCATTTACGGGCAGCAGCTACGTCCAGCAGATCTTGCAGGGTGAGGTGGTCGAGTTTGTTCAGCGCTATCGGGGCAGTGCGCCGTCGGCGGTGGAGTTGGCGCTGCGTGTGCGCTTCAATCCCAATCTGGAAGAGGCTTGGTTCGGGTCTTTGATGGAGATCATCAATAACGTGACCATGTTGTCGATCATTCTGACCGGAGCGGCTCTGATCCGCGAACGCGAGCATGGCACCATCGAACACCTGCTGGTGATGCCGATCACGCCAGCCGAGATCATGTTGGCCAAGATTTGGGCGATGGGGCTGGTGGTGTTGCTGGCTGCCGCTCTCTCTCTCATCTTTGTGGTGCAGGGCGTCTTGAGGGTGCCAATCGAAGGCTCCGTGATGCTGTTCTTGGCCGGAGCGGCACTGCATCTTTTCGCCACCAACTCGATCGGGATCTTCATGGCGACCATGGCACGTTCGATGCCCCAGTTTGGCATGTTGGCGGTGTTGGTCTTACTTCCCTTGCAGATGCTCTCAGGCGGGACGTCGCCGCGTGAAAGCATGCCTTGGTTTGTTCAGGAGATGATGCTCTTAGCGCCCACCACCCACTTCGTGGCTCTGGGGCAAGCCATTCTCTACCGTGGCGCCGGCCTCGACGTGGTATGGCCGCAATTTCTTGCGCTAGCTGGGATCGGAGGCACGTTCTTCGTTATCGCGCTGTACCGCTTTCGCAAGGCCATCAGTCAGATGGCCTAG